One segment of Moorella sp. E308F DNA contains the following:
- a CDS encoding uroporphyrinogen decarboxylase family protein gives MKPMSSRERFLTALKKQQPDRVPWFESYVHRGLADRIVGRKTDLPPGWRTPPDLYKILCLDTITYNFRPPFYAIMEKNGDVEQLKEGLLKTRDDLKALKEFLPDPENPDFYRGAEELLSFARQNGLAAIAGIRVGLSNTYNSMGYENFSYALYDDPGFIEESMELIGEWCIKVIERVNDLGFDAAYISEDIAFKWGPMFSPEHFRKYMLPHMKKVVDHIAIPRIYHTDGNPLPMLKDLVEELNICAIANLEHGAVDIFQVKEEWGDKLCLIGNMDLHYTLTMGTPEETVLEAKEKLEKVGKGGGYIISSSNGLTEYCKAENILALNGAILRYGVYFE, from the coding sequence ATGAAGCCCATGTCCTCCCGAGAAAGATTCCTTACTGCATTGAAAAAACAGCAGCCCGACCGGGTGCCGTGGTTTGAGAGTTACGTCCACCGAGGTCTCGCCGACAGGATTGTCGGGCGCAAGACCGATTTGCCGCCGGGCTGGCGTACCCCACCGGACTTATATAAAATTCTCTGCCTTGATACCATAACGTATAACTTCAGGCCCCCCTTTTATGCCATCATGGAGAAGAACGGCGACGTAGAACAATTGAAGGAAGGCCTGCTCAAGACCAGGGACGACTTAAAGGCTTTAAAGGAGTTTCTACCCGATCCTGAGAATCCGGATTTTTACAGGGGCGCCGAAGAACTTTTATCCTTTGCCCGGCAAAACGGCCTGGCGGCCATTGCTGGTATCAGGGTGGGGTTGAGCAACACGTACAACAGCATGGGGTATGAAAACTTCTCCTACGCCCTTTATGACGACCCCGGTTTTATTGAAGAAAGTATGGAATTGATCGGCGAGTGGTGTATTAAGGTTATTGAGCGGGTAAATGATTTAGGTTTCGATGCAGCCTATATTTCCGAGGACATAGCTTTTAAATGGGGACCGATGTTTTCTCCGGAACACTTCCGGAAATATATGCTGCCCCATATGAAAAAGGTAGTTGATCACATAGCTATTCCCAGGATATACCATACTGATGGCAATCCCCTGCCCATGCTTAAAGATCTGGTGGAAGAGCTAAACATCTGCGCCATTGCCAATCTAGAGCATGGTGCCGTTGATATTTTCCAGGTGAAGGAAGAATGGGGAGATAAGCTCTGCCTCATTGGCAACATGGACCTGCATTATACCTTAACAATGGGTACTCCCGAAGAGACGGTATTAGAGGCCAAAGAGAAGCTCGAAAAGGTGGGCAAGGGAGGGGGCTATATTATTTCCAGTTCTAATGGCTTGACAGAATACTGCAAGGCGGAAAATATATTAGCTTTAAACGGAGCAATACTGCGGTACGGTGTTTATTTTGAATAG